One Antiquaquibacter oligotrophicus genomic region harbors:
- a CDS encoding phosphoglycerate dehydrogenase has translation MGISTAVGTGHTVIVGAVRYAELCSAGRQLLLDNGFTLVENETTVPWTAEDLAPLLPTASAAICGVEVYGPEQFDAAPRLKIISRLGVGLDNIDLAEARRHGVDVVNAPGGNAIAVAELALGLLISLYRKIPAMNDDIRSGNWDRYVGSEVTGKRFGLIGFGAIARVFARRLAGFDAEILAYDPYADPELAAELGVKLVGLEEAVRDVDVVSVHAPHVPSTHHIVNTELIATMRPGTVLLNTSRGGLVDESALVSALESGHLAGAGLDVFETEPVNPSNPLLAFPTVVATTHAAADSLEAYHRIGLSTAQAIVDVFSGQRPKALAN, from the coding sequence ATGGGAATCTCCACCGCCGTCGGCACCGGCCACACCGTCATCGTGGGAGCGGTGCGTTACGCCGAACTGTGCAGCGCGGGTCGACAGCTTCTTCTCGACAACGGCTTCACACTCGTGGAGAACGAGACCACCGTGCCCTGGACCGCGGAGGACCTCGCGCCCCTGCTTCCGACAGCCTCCGCCGCGATCTGCGGCGTCGAGGTCTACGGCCCCGAACAGTTCGACGCCGCCCCCCGGCTCAAGATCATCTCGAGGCTGGGAGTCGGACTCGACAACATCGACCTCGCCGAGGCGCGTCGCCACGGCGTCGACGTCGTGAACGCTCCCGGTGGTAACGCGATCGCCGTCGCCGAACTCGCCCTCGGCCTCCTCATCTCGCTGTATCGCAAGATCCCCGCCATGAACGACGACATTCGCTCCGGCAACTGGGATCGCTACGTCGGCAGCGAGGTCACCGGCAAGCGGTTCGGGCTCATCGGCTTCGGCGCCATCGCTCGCGTTTTCGCCCGTCGACTAGCGGGCTTCGACGCCGAGATCCTCGCCTACGACCCGTACGCCGACCCCGAACTCGCCGCCGAGTTGGGTGTCAAGCTCGTCGGACTCGAAGAAGCCGTACGAGACGTCGACGTCGTGAGTGTGCACGCACCCCACGTTCCCTCGACCCACCACATCGTCAACACGGAGCTCATCGCTACGATGCGCCCCGGCACCGTGCTCCTCAACACGAGCCGCGGTGGACTCGTGGATGAATCCGCCCTCGTCTCCGCACTCGAATCCGGCCACCTCGCCGGAGCCGGCCTCGACGTCTTCGAAACGGAACCGGTGAACCCGAGCAACCCGCTCCTGGCGTTCCCGACCGTCGTTGCCACCACTCATGCGGCAGCTGACAGCCTCGAGGCCTACCATCGCATCGGTCTGTCGACCGCCCAAGCCATCGTCGACGTCTTCTCGGGCCAGCGCCCGAAGGCGCTGGCGAACTAG
- a CDS encoding zinc-binding dehydrogenase, with translation MKAARITGPATIGIIESAPPAPRDEEVLVEPVFVGLCGSDLSYFRKGANGSFVIREPLTIGHEIVGRVVSAGKDSYGDYRAGDRVAVHPVWPTPLPGGSEVPEYLVAEKPHFLGSASTTPHTQGGLVELLAVRGERLRRIPDRLPLERAALAEPLSVVLHALDRHTGGFDGARVLVCGAGPIGLLAAVALKHGGAARVGMTDLHTRPLEVARAVGADVVYRVGDEGNSVPEAQFDIAIEATGAPASLDASLRALRPGGVLIQLGMLAAGGITADLAQVVVKELTVLGTHRFLGELDAAIALLADAPECDAIVTHVVALDQIEDALALAGDGATSSKVLVSIAAVS, from the coding sequence ATGAAAGCCGCACGTATCACCGGCCCAGCGACCATCGGAATCATCGAGAGTGCGCCTCCCGCGCCTCGTGATGAAGAAGTGCTGGTCGAGCCCGTTTTTGTTGGTCTCTGTGGTTCGGACCTCAGCTACTTTCGGAAGGGCGCGAATGGCTCATTCGTCATTCGGGAGCCCCTCACCATCGGCCACGAGATCGTCGGACGTGTCGTGAGTGCGGGCAAGGACTCGTATGGCGACTACCGTGCGGGCGATCGTGTTGCGGTGCATCCCGTGTGGCCGACACCCCTGCCGGGGGGCTCTGAGGTTCCCGAGTACCTCGTCGCGGAGAAGCCGCACTTCCTCGGAAGCGCAAGCACCACTCCGCACACTCAGGGTGGCCTCGTCGAACTGCTCGCCGTGCGGGGAGAGCGACTTCGACGCATTCCTGACCGACTTCCCCTCGAGCGGGCCGCTCTCGCCGAGCCACTCTCCGTCGTGCTGCACGCACTCGACCGGCACACCGGTGGCTTCGACGGCGCTCGTGTTCTCGTCTGCGGAGCGGGCCCCATCGGCCTCCTCGCCGCCGTCGCGCTGAAGCACGGAGGAGCAGCACGAGTGGGGATGACCGACCTTCACACGCGGCCACTCGAGGTCGCCCGCGCCGTAGGCGCCGATGTCGTCTACCGCGTCGGCGACGAGGGCAACTCCGTCCCCGAGGCGCAGTTCGACATCGCCATCGAGGCAACCGGAGCCCCGGCATCCCTCGACGCGTCTCTCCGCGCCCTTCGCCCCGGCGGTGTTCTCATCCAGCTCGGGATGCTCGCTGCCGGAGGCATCACGGCGGATCTCGCCCAGGTTGTGGTCAAGGAGCTCACCGTGCTGGGGACACACCGGTTCCTGGGTGAACTCGATGCCGCGATCGCACTTCTCGCCGATGCGCCCGAGTGTGACGCCATCGTCACGCACGTGGTCGCCCTCGATCAGATCGAGGACGCGCTCGCGCTCGCCGGCGACGGTGCGACGAGTTCGAAGGTGCTCGTGTCGATCGCGGCCGTTAGCTGA